In Citrus sinensis cultivar Valencia sweet orange chromosome 2, DVS_A1.0, whole genome shotgun sequence, a single genomic region encodes these proteins:
- the LOC102617238 gene encoding uncharacterized protein LOC102617238, with translation MRVSNLRAERGDISGANRAKAISQKLQRGAHLWLACWGLAFSLGWDYVKNYAWRELDYRELYDAVSDLNELSSILSESMNSDIDRVAWVGRNYGKILATSKRLSARLLNVFRRSGPLREVVEAVQREVVDGDLLRDCLEVGSNDLKGLIQIIKDFVLQFYPTLQDQDDRSDL, from the exons ATGCGCGTCTCAAACCTGCGCGCCGAACGAGGCGACATATCGGGCGCCAACCGGGCCAAAGCGATATCTCAAAAGCTACAGCGAGGGGCCCACTTGTGGTTAGCTTGCTGGGGATTAGCCTTCTCGTTGGGTTGGGATTACGTGAAAAACTACGCTTGGAGGGAGTTGGATTACCGGGAGCTGTACGATGCCGTTTCagatttgaatgagcttagtAGCATTTTAAGCGAGTCGATGAACTCGGACATCGATAGAGTTGCTTGGGTTGGAAGAAATTATGGCAAAATCCTTGCCACTTCGAAACGTCTTTCTGCTAGGCTGCTCAACGTGTTTCGTCGGTCG GGTCCATTAAGGGAAGTGGTGGAAGCAGTGCAAAGAGAGGTGGTAGATGGGGATTTATTAAGGGACTGTTTGGAGGTAGGCAGTAATGACTTGAAAggattaattcaaattatcaAAGATTTCGTTTTGCAATTTTATCCCACCCTTCAGGATCAGGACGATAGGAGTGATCTTTGA